One genomic region from Sphingomicrobium aestuariivivum encodes:
- a CDS encoding peptidylprolyl isomerase yields the protein MADTLTLTLSTGGDVVIKLRPDLAPGHVERITGLAKDGFYDGVVFHRVIPGFMAQGGDPTGTGTGGSDLPDLKAEFSAEPHVRGTCSMARTPDPNSANSQFFICFDDARFLDNQYTVWGQVESGMEHVDALPKGEPVPNPGKIVKATVS from the coding sequence ATGGCCGATACCCTGACCCTCACCCTTTCGACCGGCGGCGACGTCGTCATCAAGCTGCGTCCCGACCTCGCGCCGGGCCATGTCGAACGCATCACCGGCCTCGCCAAGGACGGCTTTTACGACGGCGTCGTCTTCCACCGCGTGATCCCGGGCTTCATGGCGCAGGGCGGCGACCCCACCGGCACCGGCACCGGCGGCTCGGACCTGCCCGACCTCAAGGCGGAATTCTCGGCCGAACCGCATGTCCGCGGCACCTGCTCGATGGCGCGCACCCCCGATCCCAACTCGGCCAACAGCCAGTTCTTCATCTGCTTCGACGACGCGCGCTTCCTCGACAACCAGTATACCGTCTGGGGCCAGGTCGAGAGCGGCATGGAGCATGTCGATGCGCTGCCCAAGGGCGAGCCGGTGCCCAACCCGGGCAAGATCGTGAAGGCGACCGTTTCCTGA
- a CDS encoding DUF1489 domain-containing protein — MSCVHMTKVAYGCASLPTLEKRIARRASGGKVRIVTKRRPVRHAEVLNGGRLHWIVKHRIVARSKVIGFEERSDGRWDIVLSDQLEPCAAQPKRAHQGWRYLEAKDAPGDEDDGTGIGALPPRLYGKLAALALV; from the coding sequence ATGTCCTGCGTGCACATGACCAAGGTGGCCTATGGCTGCGCGAGCCTGCCGACGCTCGAGAAGCGGATCGCGCGGCGCGCGAGCGGGGGCAAGGTACGCATTGTCACCAAGCGCCGCCCCGTGCGCCACGCCGAGGTGCTCAACGGCGGTCGCCTGCACTGGATCGTCAAGCATCGCATCGTCGCCCGCTCGAAGGTCATCGGCTTCGAGGAGCGTTCCGACGGGCGCTGGGATATCGTCCTGTCGGACCAGCTCGAGCCCTGCGCGGCGCAGCCCAAGCGCGCGCACCAGGGCTGGCGTTATCTCGAGGCGAAGGATGCGCCCGGCGACGAGGATGACGGCACCGGCATCGGTGCCCTGCCGCCGCGGCTCTACGGCAAGCTTGCCGCGCTGGCGCTGGTCTGA
- a CDS encoding head GIN domain-containing protein — protein sequence MIFKATTIALMSGAISTCMGNLDIIDGDDVSIEPGRVVTETVQVADFSDLVVAGAYNITVVPGEDIVVTAEGGENIIRHTEFDVEDGTLEIKTRRDADGKRVSWDGNNKIDIRITHPNIEGASIAGSGSVQIAEASGSRFDGSIAGSGDLRIDSLTATSADFSVAGSGDIYASGKVSRLDISIAGSGGFENPELEAESADVSIAGSGDVAAIVTGAADVSIIGSGDVVFTGGAECTVSKAGSGDVTCS from the coding sequence ATGATCTTCAAGGCCACCACCATCGCGCTGATGAGCGGCGCCATTTCGACCTGCATGGGAAATCTCGACATTATCGACGGCGATGACGTCTCGATCGAGCCGGGCCGCGTCGTCACCGAGACGGTCCAGGTCGCCGATTTCAGCGACCTCGTTGTGGCGGGCGCCTACAATATCACCGTCGTGCCGGGCGAGGATATCGTCGTCACGGCAGAGGGCGGCGAGAATATCATCCGCCACACCGAGTTCGACGTCGAGGACGGCACCCTCGAGATCAAGACCCGTCGCGACGCCGACGGCAAGCGCGTCAGCTGGGACGGCAACAACAAGATCGACATCCGCATCACCCACCCCAATATCGAGGGCGCGTCCATCGCGGGCTCGGGCAGCGTGCAGATCGCCGAGGCCTCGGGCAGCCGCTTCGACGGCTCGATCGCCGGCTCGGGCGACTTGCGGATCGACAGCCTCACCGCCACCAGCGCCGATTTCTCGGTCGCGGGCTCGGGGGACATCTACGCCTCGGGCAAGGTCTCGCGCCTCGATATCTCGATCGCCGGGTCAGGCGGGTTCGAGAACCCCGAGCTGGAAGCCGAGAGCGCCGATGTCTCCATCGCCGGATCGGGCGATGTCGCCGCGATCGTGACCGGCGCGGCCGACGTCTCGATCATCGGGTCGGGCGACGTCGTCTTCACCGGCGGCGCCGAGTGCACCGTCTCCAAGGCCGGTTCGGGCGACGTGACCTGCAGCTAG
- a CDS encoding SDR family NAD(P)-dependent oxidoreductase translates to MTKLVTLITGASAGLGVEFARQYAAKGHELVLVARRRDRLDALAAELGKARVVAMDLSEPHAASRLLADIASAGEQVGTLVNNAGFGLVGAFDALDSARQRQMVDLNCGLLAELAHGVIPGMKRLGHGGILNVASVASFQPGPGMATYFATKAFVLSLSEALHEEYRKTGIHVSALCPGPTATEFGDVAGFGGNSAVDVVKMTAEQVVAAGIKGLEANKAVVVPGVANKISANSSRFLTRKAVRKVVGIIKK, encoded by the coding sequence ATGACCAAGCTTGTCACGCTGATCACCGGGGCCTCGGCGGGCCTCGGTGTCGAATTCGCCCGCCAATATGCGGCGAAGGGGCATGAGCTCGTGCTGGTCGCGCGTCGTCGCGACCGGCTCGATGCGCTTGCCGCCGAGCTCGGCAAGGCGCGGGTGGTGGCGATGGACCTCTCCGAGCCGCACGCCGCCAGCCGCCTCCTCGCCGACATCGCCTCGGCAGGCGAGCAGGTCGGCACCCTCGTCAACAATGCGGGCTTCGGGCTGGTCGGCGCCTTCGATGCGCTCGACAGCGCGCGCCAGCGGCAGATGGTCGACCTCAACTGCGGGCTCCTCGCCGAGCTCGCGCATGGCGTCATCCCCGGCATGAAGCGCCTCGGCCACGGCGGCATCCTCAATGTCGCCTCGGTTGCAAGCTTCCAGCCGGGGCCCGGCATGGCGACCTATTTTGCCACCAAGGCCTTCGTGCTGTCGCTGTCCGAAGCGCTCCACGAGGAATATCGCAAGACGGGCATCCACGTCAGCGCGCTCTGCCCCGGCCCGACCGCGACCGAATTCGGCGATGTGGCGGGTTTCGGCGGCAATTCGGCGGTCGATGTCGTGAAGATGACCGCCGAGCAAGTGGTCGCGGCCGGCATCAAGGGCCTTGAGGCCAACAAGGCGGTGGTCGTGCCCGGCGTAGCCAACAAGATTTCGGCCAATTCCAGCCGTTTTCTGACCCGCAAGGCGGTGCGCAAGGTCGTCGGCATCATAAAAAAGTGA
- the mgtE gene encoding magnesium transporter — MRPDFVREVVEDVREGRIEDACALVAELHPADRADLIELAGPEDRPAIITALGSLIDADVYAEMNEHVRELVIEEMEPEDAAGLASEMDTDDAVAILEDLDEEDQQAILERMEPDDRAAVEEALSYPEETAGRIMQRDLIAVPEHWNVGQVIDYLRAGDELTCDFWEIFVVGPQHHPVGTTKLSTLLRTQRTVPITEIMQEEQTLIPVELDQEEVALKFQKYALISAAVVDDSGRLVGMITVDDVVHIIQEEAGEDTLLLSGAGEGDINEPVREAYSGRVRWLIANLGTALLATFVIAQFEDTIARLAILAALMPIVAALGGNAGTQALAVTVRALATNQLTGSNRWRAIRREGLVALLNGVTIALVLGVGVAIFLDPMIGAVIAVAILFNILVAGLAGVLVPVVLDRFGADPAVASSVFVTTVTDTMGFLAFLGLASAVLL; from the coding sequence ATGCGCCCCGATTTCGTCCGCGAGGTGGTCGAGGATGTGCGCGAGGGGCGCATCGAGGATGCCTGCGCGCTGGTCGCCGAACTGCACCCCGCCGACCGCGCCGACCTGATCGAGCTTGCCGGTCCCGAGGACCGCCCCGCCATCATCACCGCGCTCGGCAGCCTGATCGACGCCGACGTCTATGCCGAGATGAACGAGCACGTCCGCGAGCTCGTCATCGAGGAAATGGAGCCCGAGGACGCCGCTGGCCTGGCCTCCGAGATGGACACCGACGATGCCGTCGCCATCCTCGAGGATCTCGACGAGGAGGACCAGCAGGCCATCCTCGAGCGGATGGAGCCCGACGATCGCGCCGCGGTCGAGGAAGCGCTCTCCTATCCCGAGGAGACCGCGGGCCGCATCATGCAGCGCGACCTCATCGCGGTGCCCGAGCATTGGAATGTCGGCCAGGTCATCGACTATCTGCGCGCCGGCGACGAGCTGACCTGCGACTTCTGGGAAATCTTCGTGGTGGGCCCCCAGCACCATCCCGTCGGCACCACCAAGCTGTCGACGCTGCTCAGGACCCAGCGGACCGTCCCGATCACCGAGATCATGCAGGAAGAGCAAACGCTCATCCCCGTCGAGCTCGACCAAGAAGAAGTGGCGCTCAAGTTCCAGAAATACGCGCTCATCTCGGCCGCGGTGGTCGACGACAGCGGGCGGCTTGTCGGCATGATCACGGTCGATGACGTGGTCCACATCATCCAGGAAGAAGCGGGCGAGGATACGCTGCTTCTCTCGGGTGCGGGCGAGGGCGACATCAACGAGCCGGTGCGCGAGGCCTATTCGGGGCGCGTACGCTGGCTCATCGCCAACCTCGGCACCGCGCTGCTGGCGACCTTCGTCATCGCCCAGTTCGAGGACACCATCGCGCGGCTCGCCATCCTCGCCGCGCTGATGCCGATCGTCGCGGCATTGGGCGGCAATGCCGGCACGCAGGCGCTCGCCGTCACCGTGCGCGCGCTCGCCACCAACCAGCTTACCGGGTCGAACCGCTGGCGTGCGATCCGCCGCGAGGGGCTGGTCGCGTTGTTGAACGGGGTGACCATCGCGCTGGTGCTCGGCGTCGGGGTGGCGATCTTCCTCGACCCGATGATCGGCGCGGTCATCGCCGTCGCCATCCTCTTCAACATCCTCGTTGCCGGCCTCGCGGGCGTGCTGGTGCCCGTCGTCCTCGACCGCTTCGGCGCCGACCCTGCGGTCGCGAGCAGCGTGTTCGTGACCACCGTGACCGACACGATGGGCTTCCTCGCCTTCCTCGGGCTGGCCAGCGCGGTCCTTTTGTAA
- a CDS encoding amidohydrolase family protein, whose product MKFITLAATAALAAAAAGCTSAPQATVAATSSAAMPAAIGADVLIRDVRVIDPATRRVLEAQDVLVEGGSIVALHPTGSARVAARQVVDGRGLTLLPGYIDMHAHVGYGMLHETTLALMLANGITGLRDMSADCPQGEGPMNMCRQQLLESREKIAAGQLAGPTLLSLGTAKIDSNRPDEAQGRAARYHVATPEQAREAVAAFDAEGMTFLKVSQEFMPDAFEALLDEASARDLGVAGHVPLMFSVGEVAAMGMSSIEHARDLPLDCSRHGAVFRGAVAAALTGAGDWPDRAAMPGLARDSFDPSICEAQIAAMREAGTGYVPTHLTREMDYRAADPAYRGDPRFAYVPALQKHYWDRDLDRTAAMPDALRDDLEDFYRLGLRTTKLAHDAGVPVMVGTDANDTMSFPGFSYHDEMSHLVAAGLSEMDVLRAATSVAAGFLGREDLGAIAPGQRADLVLLSGDPLADIDDSDTIVAVVHAGRLHGRDQLDALLADVEDKVAAMGAGAAGNDAGQGGGQ is encoded by the coding sequence ATGAAATTCATCACCTTGGCGGCGACGGCCGCACTCGCAGCCGCAGCCGCCGGATGCACGAGCGCACCGCAAGCCACGGTTGCCGCCACCTCATCGGCCGCAATGCCCGCCGCGATCGGCGCCGACGTGCTAATCCGCGACGTGCGTGTCATCGATCCGGCAACGCGCCGCGTGCTCGAGGCGCAGGATGTCCTCGTCGAAGGCGGGTCCATCGTTGCGCTCCACCCCACCGGATCGGCTCGGGTCGCCGCGCGGCAGGTGGTCGACGGGCGCGGCCTGACGCTGCTTCCCGGCTACATCGATATGCATGCGCATGTCGGTTACGGCATGCTCCACGAGACGACGCTAGCGCTGATGCTGGCCAATGGCATTACCGGCCTGCGCGACATGTCCGCCGACTGCCCGCAAGGCGAAGGGCCGATGAACATGTGCCGCCAGCAGTTGCTCGAGAGCCGGGAGAAGATCGCTGCCGGACAGCTGGCCGGCCCCACCCTGCTCTCGCTGGGTACTGCAAAGATCGACAGCAACCGCCCCGACGAGGCGCAGGGCCGCGCGGCGCGCTACCATGTCGCGACCCCCGAGCAGGCGCGCGAGGCCGTCGCGGCTTTCGATGCCGAGGGCATGACCTTCCTCAAGGTCAGCCAGGAATTCATGCCCGATGCCTTCGAAGCGTTGCTCGACGAAGCTTCCGCGCGCGACCTCGGAGTTGCCGGCCATGTGCCGCTCATGTTCTCGGTTGGCGAGGTCGCCGCCATGGGAATGAGCTCCATCGAGCATGCAAGAGACCTGCCGCTCGACTGTTCGCGCCATGGCGCGGTGTTCCGCGGCGCCGTCGCCGCGGCGCTGACCGGCGCTGGCGACTGGCCCGATCGCGCGGCCATGCCGGGCCTTGCCCGCGACAGTTTCGATCCTTCCATCTGCGAGGCACAGATCGCCGCGATGCGCGAGGCGGGAACCGGCTATGTGCCGACCCACCTCACCCGCGAGATGGACTATCGCGCCGCCGATCCCGCCTATCGCGGGGATCCGCGGTTCGCCTATGTCCCCGCGCTCCAGAAGCATTATTGGGACCGGGACCTCGACCGCACGGCGGCGATGCCCGACGCGCTGCGCGACGACCTCGAGGATTTCTACCGGCTCGGGCTACGGACTACGAAACTGGCGCATGATGCCGGGGTGCCCGTGATGGTCGGGACCGATGCCAATGACACCATGTCCTTCCCGGGCTTTTCCTATCATGACGAGATGTCGCATCTCGTGGCGGCAGGTTTGAGCGAGATGGACGTGCTGCGAGCCGCAACAAGCGTGGCCGCAGGCTTCCTCGGGCGCGAGGACCTCGGCGCCATCGCCCCGGGCCAGCGCGCCGACCTCGTGCTCCTGTCGGGCGATCCGCTGGCGGACATCGATGACAGCGACACGATCGTGGCGGTTGTCCACGCGGGCAGGCTGCACGGCCGCGATCAGCTCGATGCGCTGCTGGCCGATGTGGAGGACAAGGTCGCGGCCATGGGCGCGGGCGCGGCGGGCAACGATGCGGGTCAAGGGGGTGGCCAGTAG
- a CDS encoding GIN domain-containing protein: MRIIALFLAALSLASPAQAEERRFTVTDFDKVRLDGGFAVEMVTDRSPFAIAEGNSAAVDGVRMRVEGRTLIISANRSNWSGSERDRAEPVAIRIGTHNVRQVWVNGSGMIAIDKVKGPAFGLAIQGAGRATVGNVVVEELEVALNGAASAEVAGDVEDATLIVRGMSSLAAEGLESDRAIIGVDGPSMVRLGPAREARIDAIGTGDISLAGRPNCELRLVGSPSVTGCR, encoded by the coding sequence ATGAGGATCATCGCCCTTTTTCTTGCCGCCCTCTCCCTAGCCAGCCCTGCGCAGGCCGAGGAGCGTCGTTTCACCGTCACCGACTTCGACAAGGTCCGCCTCGATGGCGGCTTTGCTGTCGAGATGGTGACCGATCGCTCGCCCTTTGCCATCGCCGAGGGCAATTCGGCCGCGGTGGACGGGGTGCGCATGCGGGTCGAGGGGCGCACGCTCATCATCTCCGCCAACCGCTCCAACTGGTCGGGCAGCGAGCGCGACCGCGCCGAACCGGTCGCCATCCGCATCGGCACGCACAATGTCCGGCAGGTTTGGGTCAATGGTTCGGGCATGATCGCGATCGACAAGGTGAAAGGTCCGGCTTTCGGCCTTGCCATCCAGGGTGCGGGCCGCGCCACCGTCGGCAATGTCGTCGTCGAGGAACTCGAGGTCGCGCTAAACGGCGCGGCGAGCGCCGAGGTGGCGGGCGATGTCGAGGATGCCACGCTGATCGTGCGCGGCATGTCGTCGCTGGCCGCCGAAGGGCTGGAGAGCGACCGCGCCATTATCGGCGTGGACGGTCCCTCGATGGTCCGTCTCGGCCCCGCGCGCGAGGCGCGGATCGACGCCATCGGCACCGGCGACATCAGCCTTGCCGGTCGCCCCAATTGCGAATTGCGCCTCGTCGGCTCGCCGAGCGTGACGGGCTGCCGCTAG